The Candidatus Methylacidiphilales bacterium genomic interval CCTCGGGCGGGAGGGGGTCGATGCGCGTGACCCTGCCCGGATGCTCGGCCACCACACAGGTCACCGCCGTGGTGCCATAAGTGCCCAGGGTGGTGAAGGTTTTGAGGTCCGCCTGCAGCCCGGCCCCCCCGCTGTTGTCGGAACCAGCGATGGTCAGGGTGACGGGGATACGGCGGTTGGGCATGGTTAAAATTAAGCAGAAGACCCTGTCGTAAACGAAGCCTTTTTGAAAACCGCCCATTCACCAGTGCACTTGCCTTGTCTGTCACCTTAGTTAGCTTCTGATTGAATTCATGAAAGACCTGATCCGCCACCCCATTTTCCCCTTCGCCGCGCCTTTTGTCCTTTTCATGCTTCTCTTGGCCGCTCGCGACCTGCACGAGCATGCGGTTTATCTCACCTACCCGATCACTGTTTTTGCGGTCGGCTTGACCATCGGCTATATCTGGCACCGGCTGCCCCCGGTCCGCTTCACCCGGCCCCTCGCCAGCACCCTCCTCGGTCTGGCCGGCACGGTCCTGTGGGTCGGCCTCTACCCCTGGCTGGGCAAATCCAATCCAGACCCCTCCGAGGGCTTCAACCCCGGACTTTTTGAATCAACCGCCATCCAGTGGGGCCTCATCGCCTTCCGTATGGCCGGCTTCGTGCTCGTTGTCCCCATCATGGAAGAAATTTTCTGGCGCGGCTTTCTCCAGCGCTTCCTGGTGAACGAGGACTTTGAGAAAGTCGACCTCGGCCACTTTACTCTTTTTTCCTTTGCCGCCACCACAGGGATGTTCGTCCTGGCCCATGCCGACCAATGGGGCGTGGCCCTGCTCTGGGGCACCCTGGCCGGTTGGTGGTTCATTCGCACCAAGTCCCTCGGCGACGTCATCCTTCTGCACGCCGTGACCAACCTCGCCCTGGGCATCTACGTACTGGTCACGAAGAAGTGGTACTTTTGGTAATCTGACTCCGCATGCTTCCCCCTGCCTGCAGCCCGATGCCTGGTTTGGTTCGCTTCCAGTCCTGAGAATTCCTTGGCGTTCTTTGCGCCCTTCGCGGTAAAAAGGTCTCCATGCCCCGCATTGTCATCGCCGTCGGCTTCGCAGGGCACCCCATCGCCGCTGCGGGCAATTCCTGGTTTTTTCTCCAATGGGTGCTCGGCTTCCGCGACCTCGGCTGGGAGGTCTGGTTGGTCGAATCCCTACCCTCGGCAAAATTGATCGATGACCGCTGGCAACCCGCCCGGCCCGGGCTATCGGCCAACGAACGCCACTGGCAGGCCACCCTCACCCGTTACGGTCTCCACGACCATGCCACGCTCCTGATCGACGACCAAGCCGCCAATCTGGAAGAGGCCCGCGACTTCGCCGCCAACGCCGATGTCTTCCTGAACATGTCGGGTCATTTCCGATCGACGGTGATTCAATTCCCGCGGGCGAAGAAGGTCTACCTCGATGTCGACCCGGCTTTCACCCAGATTTGGGCCGAGGTTTACGGCAGCGACATGAACTTCGCGGGTCATGATGTGTTTTTCACTGTCGGCAGCCGGCTGGGGAAGGACGATTGCCGCGCCCCCCACCTGGGGATCAATTGGAAGCACACCTTCCCGCCGGTTTGTCTGGGGCACTGGCCCGAGACGCGGGATGACGACTTCACCCGCCTGACCACGGTGGCCCACTGGCAGGGCTACAGTTGGTGCGAGTGGAAGGGCGAATGGTACACGGGCAAAAGCGAGCAATTCGCCCTTTATCGCGAGGTGCCGCAAAAGACCCAAGTGCCTTTGGAGATCGCCACTGAAATAGCCGACAACCGCGAAGAATTGCAAAAGTATGCCGAGGCCGGTTGGCACTTGAGCGATGCGAGGTCTGTCTGCGCGGACTTTCCCTCGTATGAGGCCTTCATCCGCGGATCGGGCGGAGAGTTCAGTGCGGCCAAGGGAGGTTACGTGAAATCCCGCTGCGGCTGGTTCAGCGACCGCAGCGTTTGTTACCTGGCCGCGGGCCGTCCGGTCATTGTCGAGAGCACCGGACTCGAACCCGATCTTCCCCCACAAGCCGGTCTGCACTACTTCCGCACTTTGGAAGAAGCCGTCCGGGCGTGCGGGACCGTACGGGAAAACTATCCGGCGGAGCGGCGGGGCGCCCGGAAACTGGCCGAAACTGTTTTCTCCAGCCGGGTGGTGATCCCCAAAATGCTGGAAAAACTGTAACCGTTCTCACACTGGCTGGATGAGGGCGTAGTGCCCGGTGTCCAAGTGAGCATCAGGCGAGCCCTGCCAAGTTTGACACACCCGCCCGTGGGCGTCTCCGAGGGCATTGACCCGGACCTGCAATTCGAAGAGGAAGGGATTGTCCTGAAAAAGCCCGGCCGCACGGTAGGGAATCAGGAGTTCAAAGTCGTAGCCACTTTTATCGGCCTGAACCTTGACACGGGTGCCGACGATTTCGCCTTCGTGATGGACGTCGCGGATCGTGGGTTTTTTCTTGTCCGGTAAAACGACCCAATGCTTCGGCAACTCACGGGCAGGCCCCGGGGAAGCGAAGAAGAGTTCAATGGCACTGCCCTCCCAGAAGGGGCCGAAATGGGTGAGGATATCGGTATCATGAACACGCAATTGCAAAAGCAACCCGGATTTTGCGCGGGCCAGGGTTCCCTGGGCCACCTGATTACCCGACCAGACCAGTTCCAGCGCAGCTGCCTGTCTGCCTGATCCAACCTTCACGATCGTTCTCAAGGGTTGACGGAAGGAGCGGGCAAGGACATGTGGTGAATCTGAAAAAACACCGATCTCCAGCGCGGCACCTTCTTTTTCTTTCAAACGTGCGACCTCGAGGGGAATCCGTTTAGTTGCACCGACCGCCACCTGACAATGCTGGCGGGAAGGCCCTTTGAGACGGAATGCTGCTCCATCGACTGCCAGAACAATGTCTCCTTTGAACGGTATCCGGGTTCCATTTTCCACCACCAACTCAAGTGAAACCTTGCGAGCATCGGCTTGCACGCTGTTTGTTTCCTCCACTGAGACGAAAACACGCTGCAAGGCGGCCTCCGATCGACCGGTATTTTTCCGCACGGGTTTGAATTGCGGCAGGAAACCGTCCCGCTGGTGGGCGTCGATGAGTTCGTCACACATCTTCCAGATGTTGTCCAAGGTCAACTGACTGGAAGTGTGCGGATCCATCATGACGGCGTGGTAGATGTGTTCGCGTTTGCCGGTCAAGAAGGCTTCAACTGCGAGTTCCTGCACGGCGATGTTGGAACGGCAGATGGCAGCCAATTGCGGTGGAAGATCGCCGATGACCGTGGGCTGGATGCCCTGTTTGTCAACCAGGCAGGGCACCTCGACACAACAGGTGTCGGGCAGGTTGGTG includes:
- a CDS encoding CAAX prenyl protease-related protein, which translates into the protein MKDLIRHPIFPFAAPFVLFMLLLAARDLHEHAVYLTYPITVFAVGLTIGYIWHRLPPVRFTRPLASTLLGLAGTVLWVGLYPWLGKSNPDPSEGFNPGLFESTAIQWGLIAFRMAGFVLVVPIMEEIFWRGFLQRFLVNEDFEKVDLGHFTLFSFAATTGMFVLAHADQWGVALLWGTLAGWWFIRTKSLGDVILLHAVTNLALGIYVLVTKKWYFW
- a CDS encoding alpha-glucosidase/alpha-galactosidase, which codes for MAKITFVGAGSVVFAKTLICDILQNKALEASTLCLMDIDPARLRVADILARKVVEQLGVKAKVESTLDLKKACTGARYVITMIQVGGYKPATVTDFEIPKKYGLRQTIADTLGVGGVFRALRTMPELVKVGNALRDFGAPDPLYLNYSNPMAMNMMAIDRVCQIPSVGLCHSVQGTSHQLANYAGLPYEDISYKVAGINHVAFFLEFNYRGQDAYPILFKALENPRVFARDKVRFEMMRRLGFFVTESSEHFSEYCPWFIHHGEKTIEAFGIPLDEYLRRCESIIATWKDTEKRMLADSKVAIGKSLEYGSQIINAMESGTPAVVYGNVPNDNLITNLPDTCCVEVPCLVDKQGIQPTVIGDLPPQLAAICRSNIAVQELAVEAFLTGKREHIYHAVMMDPHTSSQLTLDNIWKMCDELIDAHQRDGFLPQFKPVRKNTGRSEAALQRVFVSVEETNSVQADARKVSLELVVENGTRIPFKGDIVLAVDGAAFRLKGPSRQHCQVAVGATKRIPLEVARLKEKEGAALEIGVFSDSPHVLARSFRQPLRTIVKVGSGRQAAALELVWSGNQVAQGTLARAKSGLLLQLRVHDTDILTHFGPFWEGSAIELFFASPGPARELPKHWVVLPDKKKPTIRDVHHEGEIVGTRVKVQADKSGYDFELLIPYRAAGLFQDNPFLFELQVRVNALGDAHGRVCQTWQGSPDAHLDTGHYALIQPV